Genomic window (bacterium):
CTGCGGCGCCGCAGAGAAGGCCTGGGCGACGCGCGCGCTGCTCGCCGGGCTGGTGGACCTGATGCCGAATCCGTCCGAGGCGGTGCGGGAGATCGCGCAGCGGCCGGGGGTGGATGAGGTCGTCGAGCTCGAGGGGAGGGACGACGGGCCGTTCGCTGCGCTGGTCTTCAAGACGCACTTCGAGCCGCACGTCGGCGAGCTCTCGTTCTTCCGCATCTTCAGCGGCACCGTCGAGAGCGGGCAGGAGGTGTACAACGCGACGCGCGAGGCCGTCGAGAAGCTCAACCACCTCTCCGTTGCGCAGGGCAAGGAGCGGCTCGAGGTCCCGCGCCTCCACGCGGGGGACATCGGCGTCGTCGCCAAGCTGAAGAACACGCACACCAACGACACCCTGTGCTCCCCGGAGCGGCCGCTCGTGCTCGCGCCCATCCAGTTCCCGGAGCCGGACATCGCCATTGCGATCCGCGCGGCCGGCCGTTCGGACGAGGACAAGATCGGCGCCGCCCTGCAGAAGCTGCACGAGGAGGACCCGACGTTCCACAGCGGCTACGACGCGGAGGTCCGTCAGACCATCATCCGCGGGCTCGGCGAGCTGCATCTCGACGTGCAGATCGAGCGGCTGAAGAACAAGTACGGCGTCGACGTCACGACGGAGCCGCCGCGCATCCCGTACCGTGAGACGATCCGCAAGCAGGCGGAAGGGCAGGGCAAGTACAAGAAGCAGACGGGCGGCCATGGCCAGTACGGCGACTGCCACATCCGCCTCAAGCCGCTGCCGCGCGGCGCGGGCTACAAGTTCACGGACTCCATCGTCGGCGGCGTGATCCCCGGCAAGTTCATCCCGTCGGTGGACAAAGGGATCCAGGAGGCGGCGAAGAGGGGGGTGCTGGCCGGCTACCCGGTGGTGGACTTCGAGGCCGAGGTCTTCTACGGCTCGTACCACGTGGTGGACTCGAGCGACATCGCGTTCCAGATCGCGGCCAGCATGGCGTTCCAGAAGGTGGCCGCCATGGCCGACCCCGTCTTGCTCGAGCCGATCCTCGAGGTCGAGGTCGTCACGCCCGAGGAGTACATGGGCGACATCATCGGCGACCTGAACCAGCGTCGCGGCAAGATCCTGGGCATGGAGCCGGACGGCCGGAAGACGCGCATCCGTGCGCTGGTCCCGCAGGCCGAGCTGTACAAGTACGCGACGACGCTGCGTTCGCTCACGCAGGGCAGGGCCGTGCACACGCGCAAGTTCCACGGCTACGAAGAAGTCCCCCCCCACATCGCACAGAAGGTGATCGAGGCCGCGAAGAAGGAGAAGGAGGAGGTCCACGCCTGACCCTTCTCCCACGACCCATCTCCGGGCGAGGGCAGGGGCGGGGGCACGGAGCCACCCGCCCCCTGTCTTTGCGTGCAACCCGGTTGTCGCCCAGCGCCGTCGAAACCACGAGGCGTTCCAGGAAGTGCTCGCCCAACGGGGGAGCCACACGGATGCCGGGAACGACTCCAATGCGTGTGCTGACGGCGGCCGCTGCGGCCGTGGCGCTGGCCGGCTGTGGCGCGCCGGCGATTCCGGTGCGCCGCGCTGGGTCCAGCCGCTGGTCTACGACGTCTTCGAGCCCGACGGCCGCTACCTCGGCGCGGTGGAGCTGCCGCGCAACGCGTCGCTTCGCTACCCCCGCGGCGACCACGTGTGGGCGATCACGCGGGACGAGTCCGACGTCCAGGACGGGACGCGCTTCCGCATCCAGACGGGCGAGCCGATCCGGGAAGGTCGAGGGCGTCGCGCCTCCGCGCGCAGCGCGCTCCTCGCTGGTTCCGCGAAGCGTCTGCCGCCGGCACCGCGTCGCACGGAACTTGCCCTGACGTCACCGTGTCGGATCAACGAGGCGAGAGGAGAGGGAAGCGCATGGCGGCGGACATTCAGGGCAAGCGGGTCGCGATCCTGGCCACTGAGGGCGTCGAGCAGGTCGAGCTCACCGAGCCGCGCAAGGCGCTGGAGCAGGCGGGCGCGCACACCGAGCTGATCTCGCTCGAGGCCGGCAAGATCAGGGCATGGAACCACACCGATTGGGGTGACGAGTTCGACGTCGATGTCGCGCTCGACGCCGCGAACCCCGACCATTACGACGCGCTGCTGCTCCCCGGCGGCGTCATGAACCCCGACCGTCTGCGGATGGACGAGAAGGCGGTCGCGTTCGTGCGTGCGTTCTACGAGCAGGGCAAGCCCATCGCCGCGATCTGTCACGGGCCGTGGCTGCTGGCCGAGGCGGACATCGTGCGGGGCCGCAGGATCACGTCGTACCCTTCGCTGAAGACGGACCTCCGCAACGCGGGCGCGGACTGGGTGGATGAGGAAGTCGTCACGGACGAGGGCATCATCACCAGCCGCCGCCCGGACGACATCCCGGCGTTCAGCCGCAAGATGATCGAGGAGATCGGCGAGGGGCGCCACGAGAGGAGGAAGGCGGCGTAGAGGAGGCAGGGCCGCCTCATCGGTCCGCGAACAACTGCGCGACCTGGAGCCGGAACCCCGGCAGCACGTCGCCGCCGTCCAGCTCGTCCGTTTCGCCGAGGAAGCGCGCCTCCGCGCGCGTGTGGTGCGCCGCGACGGCGTGCGTCTCCGGATAGCGCGCCCATACCAGCGGCACGCCGGCACCCAGGAGTCGGACAGCTTGCCGCGCACACCTCGCCCGACCCGTGCCCGTCCACGGAACGGCGCAGGTGGTAGCCGCTCCGCGCCGCGCGCCTCAACGCGGGGTATGAACGATCATGTCGACGATCGCGACACCGATCCCGGGGCCGCTGGAGCCCGCGCGGTTCGTCGAACGCCCCAACCGCTTTCTCATCCGTTGCCGGCTCGAAGCAACGGGCGAGGTGGTCGGGGCGCACCTGGGCGATCCGGGGCGGCTGGAGGCGATCTTCGTCCCGGGCCGCCGGGTCTGGGTGCGGCCGTCCGCCGACCCGGCGCGGCGGACCCGGTGGACCGCGCTCGTGGCGGAGAGCCCGGTAGGCGAAGGGTGGGTCTCGCTGGACTCGACGCTGCCGAACCGCCTCGTCCGGCGCGCCCTCGAAGCCGGAGCACTGCCCGAACTCGACGGCTGGCAGTTGGAGCGCGCCGAGTGGCGGCACGGCTCCTCGCGCTTCGACTTCCTCCTGGCCGGGCCCGGCGGCCGTCGCCTCGCGCTCGAAGTGAAGGGCGTGAACCTGGTCGAGGACGGTGTGGCGATGTTCCCGGACGCGCCGACCGCGCGCGGCGCGCGGCACCTCCGGGAGCTCGCGCAGATCGCCGCGCGGGACGGGTGGGAGGCGGGCGTGCTCTTCATCGTGCACCGCAAGGAGGCCCGCGCCTTCCGGGCAGCGGCCCACATCGACCCGCAGTTCTCCGCGGCGCTGGACGACGCCGCGCGGGCCGGAGTCCGCGTCATGGCCCGGCTGTGCGCCGTCGCGCTGGACCGCGCGACGCTGGGCCCGCCGCTGCCGTGGACGGACGCGCCGTCCGCGGCGGCGCAAGAGCGGCCTGGTCCTCCTCCGCCTGCCCCGTTGAGAAACCACCGCGCGAGCCGGAGCGGGTGACAGAACGGCTCGCCTGGCACCCCGCGGGGCGCCGGCGAGCCGCCGATCCTCGACCTGGACGAAGTGTTCCGGCCGCTGTGAGGCCTCGCTACCAGTTCTTCATCTTCTCCAGCACCGTGTAGCTCGGCCGGATGTCCACGGGTACGCTGCCGAGCCGGTCGAGCGCCGCCTGCATCTCGGGGCGCATGGTGCCGTAGCGCTCGAGCAGCTCACCCGCCCTCGCGTAGTCTCCCTTCGCCTGGAGCGTCAGCAGCTCGGTGGCGAGGGAACGGAAGCCCTCCACGAGCCTGTCCACATCGGCGCTGAAGCGGCCGGTCTCCGGGTCGTAACGGATGATGCCCTTCTCCCACAGCCAGTTGAACTGCATCAGGTTCGCCCGGCCGTGCGCTTCGTTCGCGCCGAAGCGCGTGGCGCGGAAGATGTCCGCGAGGTGGCTGATGTAGGCGCGGCGGACGAAGTCGGCGTCGTAGACGCCGTCGCCCTGGAGCACCGTCAGATTGTGCAGCCCCGTGACGTCCGCCTTCGCCTCCTCGATCGCGGAGTAGTGCTCCTTGAGCGCCTGGTTGACCGTGATGCGCGCGCCCGACTCCGTGGTGATGAAGCCCGGCCCGAGGCCGTGCGCGAGCTCGTGCATCAGCACATTGATGAACCACGGATGGAACTCCAGCTCCGCGGCGAGGGCGGGATCGAGCACCTCCTGCGCGATCGGCGTGAGGATGCGCTCGAACTTGGCGCGCGCGACGTTGCGTAGCATCACCTTCTTCGAGCCCTTCGCCTCGCGGACGCGCTCGTCGTTCGGCAGGTTGAACGCGATGGTCTGCACGCCGGCGCGCGTGTCGCCCGCGGTGTAGACGACGTCCACGACGCGGATCGGGCTCTCGAAGCCACGGTCGAGGTTCTTGTAGCGGTCCTCGATCGGCAGCCGCGCCTCGAGGCTCCGCATGCTGTCCTTGAGCCGCTCGAGCTCGGCGCTCGCCGCCGCATCCGCGACGGTCACGAAGCTCTCGAACGCGGCCTTGTAGCCCATGAGCTGGTCCTCGTAGACCTCGTAGGGGCCGATCGTGGGCTCGATGCGGCTGCCCGTGATGTCCATCCACGCCATGTCGCTCTCGAAGTAATCGTTCGAGAGGAACGCGGCGGCGCGGGTGCGCAGGTAGCGGGAGAGCGACTCGTTCTCGGAGAGGTCCGCGGCCTCGCGCAGCAGCGCGGCGGCGCGCTCCAGCTCCGCGCGGTACTCGACGCTGTACGGCACCGCGACCAGCACGCCCTTCTGCCGCTTGATCACCGTGAAGTAGCCGGTGAAGGCCTGGCGGTCCTCCGGGTGGTCGGCGAGCCACTGCTCGAACTGTCCGCGCGTGAGGTCGGGCGGGTAGTAGCCGGCGCCTGCGGGCTTGGGGCCGACGTCCAGGAACGGCTCGTCGTGCTCGAGCCGGTCCCACGGGCCGACCATGATGTCGAACAGCGCGAGCGCGGCCTCCTTGCCCTTGCCCCTCTGCGACTCGAGCCGGGCGCGCCACTCGGGGTTCTGCGGCGAGACCTGCTTCATGAAGATCTCGTGCATGATGTCCGAGGCCTGCACGAGCCGGATGAGCACCTGCTTCTCCCAGGGCTCGAGCGCGGAATCGTCGAAGTCGATGGTGGCCGGGGCGAAGCGGGCGACGCGCGCCTCGATCGCCTCCGGCGTCATTCCGGGTGCGAGCATGGCGATGGGCGCCTCCTCGTCCGCAGGGCCGGCGGAGCAGGCGGCGAGCAGAGCGCCGAACGCTGCGGCGGCCACGGCGAATCTGGTCATGGCGACTCCCGTGGGTTGGTTGGGAACTCACGGATCGTGTGTTGTCCGTGAAGGATAGCCGATCGTGGGCGAGGATGCCAGCGGTTCTCGGCCCTTCCGCTCTGGTCCGCCTCCCCTCGGCGCCGCCCGGGCGGGGGCGGGAGTGGTCGTTGCTCCCCCGCCACGACCTGCGGGAGAGGGCCCCTTCCAGCCCTGCTCCGCCGCCCGGCCCAGGCGCCCTGTCACCCGTCGGCTCCGCCCGGGCGAGGGGAGGGAGAGGGTACGCCAGAGCCGATCGAACGCAGGCGCGAGATCGTCGGCTGCACCCGTCCGAAGGCGATGGAGTGGGCGCGTCGACGGAGGTCCCTGGCGCCCGCGAATCCGTGCCGTGCATCGCCGCTGCGTGGAGCAGGCGAACGGTGAGTGGCGGAGACCGCACGTCTACGCCGGCGTCGCGACGATGAGGTGCAGGATGCCGAAGAAGGTGCGGCGCGCGTGACGCACGGCGAGGCCTGCGTCGCGAACGAGCTCGAGCGGCTCGCGGTTCCAGCGGCAGCCGAGGACCCGGGCGTGGGCATCGGCGCGGCGGTCCTGGAAGCGCGCGATCCACGGCGAGCGGCTGCGGCCGTGCTCCAGCAGGAGGATCTGCCCATCGGGTTTGCAGACGCGCCGCATCTCGCTGAGCGCCCGGACAGGATCGGGGAAGGTGCACGTGCTGAGCGAGGAGGCCACCGTGTCGAAGGAGGCGTCGGGGAAGGGCAGCGCCTCGGCGTCGGCCTCCAGGAGCGCCACCTCCATGCCGAGCTCCTCAGCCCGTCGGCGCGCCACCCGGAGCATCGCCGGGCTGAGGTCGACGCCGATGATCTCTTCGACCTCGGGCGGATAGCACGGCAGGTTCTTTCCGGTCCCGATGGCCACCTCGAGCACGCGGCCACGGGCGCGGCCGAAGGCCTCGCGGCGCAGCGCCCGCACGCCGAGCCACTCGGCGATGGCCTCCAGCCGGTCGTAGACGCCGGCGACGGCGTCGTACTTCGCGCGGATCTCCCGCCTGCTGAGCATACCCGGAGATACTCGTACCGCGAAGCGGGGGTCCCGTGCCCGTGACCTGTGGTGGCGTACCGCGCCCGAGGCGCGGGCTGCGGGGGCGCGGTGCGCGTTCCCGCCCAGGCGGCGGGAGTTGGGGGAGGGCCGCCCGGGTGGTGAGGCGGGGGCGAGGGGCCGCCCTCGCCCGGGCGGATGAGCGGGGGTGAAGGTGCCGCTCGCCCCGGCCAGCCGCGGTTCCAAGCCTTCGTCCTCGCCCGGGGTCGCGGCGGGTCCAGGGCCAGGGGACTGGCGCGCCCCTGATGTTCGGCTTATCTTCGGTATCCGGCGGTGTCAAGGGAGATGCCGCCAGGAGGAGGGGCAGAGGAGGTATGGCCGTTCCGCTGCAGGAGCTGCGCAGGCTGCTGGAGGGCCGGTTCCCGGACGCGGTGCCGGTCACGTACCGGACGGCGGGGGCGGTCGCGACGGGGCTGGGCGAGCTGGACCGGGTGCTGCCGGGCGGCGGGCTGCCGCGGGGCCGGTTGGCGGCGTGGGTGCCGGGCGGTGGCGCGACCGCGGTGCTCCAGGCGGCGTGCCTGGAGGCGGTGCGGCGGGGGGAGCGTGCGGCGTGGGTGGATGGGGCCGGGATGGTGGCGGGGGAGTTCTGGCGGGTGGGGCCGCTGCTGGTGCGGCCGGCGGTGGGTGAGGGGCGAGGGCGTGCGGCGCTGGCGGCTGCGGAGGAGCTGCTGCGTTCGGGTGGCTTCGCGCTGGTGGTGGTGTCGGGGGTGGAGGCGGTGGGGACGGAGGCGGTGCGGCTGGCGCGTGCGGCGCGGGAGGGGGGCAGTGCGCTGGTGATGCTGACGGCGGGGGTGCCGGTGGCGGCGCTGCGGGTGCGGTCCCGCATCGCGCCGGACGGGTATCGGTGGCGGCGCGGGCCGTTCGGCGAGCCGGCGGAAGTGGAAGCGGTGGAGGTGCAGGTGCAGGCGACGGCGATGGGGTGGAGCGCGCGGGCGGAACTGGTGCTGCCGGTGGCACGACATGACCTACGTCTGTCTCTGGATCCCGGCCTTGCGGATCGACGCGGAGCCGCGGTGGAGCGGATCGGGTGAGGATGCCCCGGCCCGGGGTGGGGAGGTGCCCCTGCCGCGACCCGGTGAAGGGCCGGGGGCGGAGGCGCTGGGCGCCGCGCTGCTCGAGCTGGCGCCGCGGGTGGTGGTGGAGGAGCGGCGCGGCGTGGTGTGGGCGGATGGGCGGGGGCTGCCCGCCTCCCGGCTCGCGGCCGCGCTGCTGGATCGGCTGGACGAGCTGGGGCTGGGTGAAGGGGCGGGCGCGGGCGTCGCCCTGACGCCCGCCGCCGCAGAAGCCGCCGCACGCGTCGCGGCGCGGGAACGTGCACGTGAACGGGAGCGGAGACGAGACCGAGAACGAGACCGGCATCGAGACCGCGACCGGGGTCACCCCCCTCTGGACGGTGGGGTGGAGGTGGAAGAGCTGCCCCCGCCCGGGCCCGGGGTGAGTGGGGTCGTGGTGGTGGAACAGGGAAGAGGCCGCGAGTTCCTGGCCCCGCTGCCGCTCGCCGTCCTCGACCCCGACCCGCGACTGGCCGCGCTGCTGGAGGG
Coding sequences:
- the fusA gene encoding elongation factor G, giving the protein MTAAKEFRTEQIRNVAVLGHGGSGKTTLVDALCFVTGTSRRRGSVRDGTALTMYTPEEIAHGISMQVTPAFAEWDGVKINLLDTPGYSDFTGEALAATRVADGAVIVLGAASGVEVGTEKVWEYCSARGIPRLFFISMMDKEHADFERVYRDIKETLTDKAVPVEIPIGEGESFRGIINLFTGKAHIYEPDGTRGEYDEEDVPADLRSVLEKWRTELLETIATTNDALLERYLEGGAIDAAEAKATLKAAMLRGELYPVFCGAAEKAWATRALLAGLVDLMPNPSEAVREIAQRPGVDEVVELEGRDDGPFAALVFKTHFEPHVGELSFFRIFSGTVESGQEVYNATREAVEKLNHLSVAQGKERLEVPRLHAGDIGVVAKLKNTHTNDTLCSPERPLVLAPIQFPEPDIAIAIRAAGRSDEDKIGAALQKLHEEDPTFHSGYDAEVRQTIIRGLGELHLDVQIERLKNKYGVDVTTEPPRIPYRETIRKQAEGQGKYKKQTGGHGQYGDCHIRLKPLPRGAGYKFTDSIVGGVIPGKFIPSVDKGIQEAAKRGVLAGYPVVDFEAEVFYGSYHVVDSSDIAFQIAASMAFQKVAAMADPVLLEPILEVEVVTPEEYMGDIIGDLNQRRGKILGMEPDGRKTRIRALVPQAELYKYATTLRSLTQGRAVHTRKFHGYEEVPPHIAQKVIEAAKKEKEEVHA
- a CDS encoding protease — translated: MAADIQGKRVAILATEGVEQVELTEPRKALEQAGAHTELISLEAGKIRAWNHTDWGDEFDVDVALDAANPDHYDALLLPGGVMNPDRLRMDEKAVAFVRAFYEQGKPIAAICHGPWLLAEADIVRGRRITSYPSLKTDLRNAGADWVDEEVVTDEGIITSRRPDDIPAFSRKMIEEIGEGRHERRKAA
- the sfsA gene encoding DNA/RNA nuclease SfsA, with the translated sequence MSTIATPIPGPLEPARFVERPNRFLIRCRLEATGEVVGAHLGDPGRLEAIFVPGRRVWVRPSADPARRTRWTALVAESPVGEGWVSLDSTLPNRLVRRALEAGALPELDGWQLERAEWRHGSSRFDFLLAGPGGRRLALEVKGVNLVEDGVAMFPDAPTARGARHLRELAQIAARDGWEAGVLFIVHRKEARAFRAAAHIDPQFSAALDDAARAGVRVMARLCAVALDRATLGPPLPWTDAPSAAAQERPGPPPPAPLRNHRASRSG
- a CDS encoding peptidase is translated as MTRFAVAAAAFGALLAACSAGPADEEAPIAMLAPGMTPEAIEARVARFAPATIDFDDSALEPWEKQVLIRLVQASDIMHEIFMKQVSPQNPEWRARLESQRGKGKEAALALFDIMVGPWDRLEHDEPFLDVGPKPAGAGYYPPDLTRGQFEQWLADHPEDRQAFTGYFTVIKRQKGVLVAVPYSVEYRAELERAAALLREAADLSENESLSRYLRTRAAAFLSNDYFESDMAWMDITGSRIEPTIGPYEVYEDQLMGYKAAFESFVTVADAAASAELERLKDSMRSLEARLPIEDRYKNLDRGFESPIRVVDVVYTAGDTRAGVQTIAFNLPNDERVREAKGSKKVMLRNVARAKFERILTPIAQEVLDPALAAELEFHPWFINVLMHELAHGLGPGFITTESGARITVNQALKEHYSAIEEAKADVTGLHNLTVLQGDGVYDADFVRRAYISHLADIFRATRFGANEAHGRANLMQFNWLWEKGIIRYDPETGRFSADVDRLVEGFRSLATELLTLQAKGDYARAGELLERYGTMRPEMQAALDRLGSVPVDIRPSYTVLEKMKNW
- a CDS encoding methyltransferase type 11, which translates into the protein MLSRREIRAKYDAVAGVYDRLEAIAEWLGVRALRREAFGRARGRVLEVAIGTGKNLPCYPPEVEEIIGVDLSPAMLRVARRRAEELGMEVALLEADAEALPFPDASFDTVASSLSTCTFPDPVRALSEMRRVCKPDGQILLLEHGRSRSPWIARFQDRRADAHARVLGCRWNREPLELVRDAGLAVRHARRTFFGILHLIVATPA